DNA from Aggregatimonas sangjinii:
GATTTCGCTGGGTTCGCCCATATTCCGTTGCAATTCGGCAATGTGTTCTTCGGCCGTATCGATATGTTCCTGTGGCGTACCTTCGGCCTCCTTGATGATACTGAGATGCCGTACCGCCTCATAAAGTTCATAATCTTTGGCATTAGAAATGGCCTTGCAACCAATTTCCCCAAAACGCCGGAGGTATTCGGCATATTCAGGATTCGCGATAATGGGTGCGTGCCCAGCCCCTTCATGGATAATGTCGGGGGCAGGGGTATATTCTATGTGTTCCAATTGCCGAATGTCGGAGGCAATGACCAATACATTGTAGGCTTGAAATTCCATAAAGGCCGAGGGCGGAATAAAGCCATCTACTGCAACAGCTGCCCAACCGATTTCCTTTAAGATACGGTTCATGCCGTACATATTCGGAATGTGGTCGATAGAAATACCTGTTTTTTGAAGGCCGTCTAGGTACGACTTATGAGCTACCTTACTAAGGTAATCCACGTTTTTTCGCATCACGTAACGCCATACGGCCTGATCGATGGCAGTATAGTCATCATAATTCTGTGGTTTGATGAATTGTTTTAGATGTCTGGGGAGCTTGTCTAAAATGGCATTGCTTTCGTACTGCATAAAATGGCCTTTTGGGGCGGAATAAAGGTACGAATCACAACGCAAAAACGATGTTAAAAGAACTTCTTTGCTATGAGTGTAGGGCAAATTATAAGTCTTGAAACTTATTAGAAATGCCGAAGCAATCTGTTCGACTTATACATTCGTCTAAACAGATTGCTTCGGCACTGTAAATATGGGAAACTATTGGGATTTATATGGTTCTCCTTTTAGTTGACCGCCACCTTGTTCGGGGGATATTGTGTAAGGATTTCGGACACAAACTGTTGTATACGGGCCTCTTTTTTTTCCATGTTTTTAGAATTGCCCAAGGTACCTGTTCCTTTACCCTGCCAGACCAGTTCTTTGTTCTTGGCGTCGATAAGATCAATATACAGCGAACCTTCGGTTCTGGTGCTAACATTGGTACCGCCCCAGCCCCAACCGGGACCAAAGCCACCCCAACCCCATCCCCATCCGGGACCGAAGCCTCCCCAACCCCAACCAAAGCCTCCCCAGCCCCAGTTGTTGTTGAATACATCAACTTGTTCGCGTTCTTTTGTGAAGATACTGACCAAAATATCCGGGGTTTCCGATTTTGAAAAGCCTCGAGCGTTCATTTCGGTTTCGATGGCGCGCAAGATGCGTTTTTTGTCTAAATCGGAGATTTGTGCCCTATCAATTCCCGTTTTGTAGAAGGCATATGATTTATAGGTGTTGAAATTGGCGTCTTTATCGTAATCGCTCAACACCCGTACGGAGCTACAAGAACTTAAGAAAAGCACTAAAAGCATTGGTATCGCTATTATTTTTATTCCATTCATAATGCTATTTTTTTGAGTTATTCTAAATTTTTAAGCTTCAAAAATCATGCCGAAGCCTGTCTATGCTCAAGAAGCGTATTTGTATCATTGTGAATTCCTTTTTGGGTCGTATCCGTAAGGGCAATGGCGACAGCCACTTTCACAACAATAGCCCCTTTTTAGGTGGTATTGCTCGGTAAAAACCCGATAGCCTTGTTCCGACCAGTAAAAATCCCCGTCTTCTATCGGTACGATTTCTTTCATCTATTTGTATTGTAGTAAGCCCGATTATTTCTTAAAATTACTTCAATTCTGTTGATAAATACCTATCAGAATTGCCAAAATCATCCGTTTTAAAGGAAAAAACGTAGATTACAACGAAGGGGCACAATTGTTGGAAACAAATCAATGTTCTCAATATGTCGGCGCCTACAACAATTATCTTTGTAGGTGTTCGTTTTAAAACTGAACCATGATTCTAGTCTTTAAACATTTTTTCTACAAGAGTTATGTAGGACTGTCCTTTTGGCCCTTCATCATTTTAAAGCACGATGCTTTAAAGGAAGATACCGTTCTTATCAATCATGAACGCATTCATTTGAAGCAGCAATTAGAATTATTGATACTTCCGTTTTACATACTGTATGTCGGTGAATGGCTGTTACGTTCCCTTTTCTACCTCGATTTTTACAAAGGATACCAAAACATCAGTTTCGAAAGAGAGGCATACCATAACGAACACGATTTGGACTATCCGCGTAAACGACATTTTTTTAGCTTTATAAAGTATCTTTGAGCAACCTAAAGAATGAACGCTTGAAGTGATTAGTAGCAACCAGCAGGTTT
Protein-coding regions in this window:
- a CDS encoding DUF5522 domain-containing protein, with amino-acid sequence MKEIVPIEDGDFYWSEQGYRVFTEQYHLKRGYCCESGCRHCPYGYDPKRNSQ
- a CDS encoding DUF4136 domain-containing protein gives rise to the protein MNGIKIIAIPMLLVLFLSSCSSVRVLSDYDKDANFNTYKSYAFYKTGIDRAQISDLDKKRILRAIETEMNARGFSKSETPDILVSIFTKEREQVDVFNNNWGWGGFGWGWGGFGPGWGWGWGGFGPGWGWGGTNVSTRTEGSLYIDLIDAKNKELVWQGKGTGTLGNSKNMEKKEARIQQFVSEILTQYPPNKVAVN